From Enterococcus mediterraneensis, the proteins below share one genomic window:
- a CDS encoding glycoside hydrolase family 43 protein, translating into MITNPILTGFNPDPSICRVGEDYYIATSTFEWFPGVMIYHSKDLKNWKLVSTPVNRISQLNMLGNPDSGGVWAPALSYHDGKFWLIYSDVKEVQGNNWKDVYNYLITCETIDGEWSDPVFMNSSGFDPSLFHDDNGKKYFVNMVWDYRPYHHSFYGIALQEYDHEQKKLIGKSEIIFKGTDRKLTEAPHLYKLNGYYYLLTAEGGTKYEHASTIARSKTINGVYEVHPDNPLISSWSHPEIELQKAGHGSIVHTHTDEWYFVHLTGRPLKRPETPLLENRGYCPLGRETAIQKMYWENDWPYIEGGNFPKKEVESPAIDEVPWENEPTKIDFDQEKLPLNFQTLRIPFTEEIGSLSARKGYLRLYGRESFNSLFYKSLVARRWQHFTFEAITKVEFSPSSFLQLAGMTNYYNTKNWSSIHITFNEEKGKIIDVMDSDNGRITMPLLGNEVVIPDNVSAVFFKTIVNHNHYQYAYSFDGEQWTLIEYLFDSLKLSDDYVVETQEGFFTGAFVGMFAIDTTGSRLFADFDFFEYEEK; encoded by the coding sequence ATGATTACCAATCCAATTTTAACCGGGTTTAACCCAGATCCTAGTATTTGTAGAGTTGGTGAAGATTATTATATTGCAACATCAACTTTTGAGTGGTTTCCAGGGGTAATGATCTATCACTCTAAAGATTTAAAAAATTGGAAGTTAGTCAGCACGCCTGTCAATCGGATAAGTCAATTGAATATGCTGGGAAATCCAGACTCTGGAGGAGTCTGGGCTCCCGCCTTAAGTTATCATGACGGGAAATTTTGGCTGATTTATTCAGATGTCAAAGAGGTACAGGGGAATAATTGGAAAGATGTTTATAACTATTTAATTACTTGTGAAACAATTGATGGTGAATGGTCTGATCCAGTCTTCATGAATAGCTCAGGGTTTGATCCATCTTTATTTCATGATGATAATGGGAAAAAATACTTTGTGAATATGGTCTGGGACTACCGACCATATCATCATAGTTTTTATGGTATTGCTTTACAAGAATATGATCATGAGCAGAAAAAACTTATTGGTAAATCTGAGATTATTTTTAAGGGAACAGATAGAAAGCTGACAGAAGCACCACACCTTTATAAATTAAATGGTTATTACTATTTATTGACTGCTGAAGGTGGAACAAAATATGAACATGCATCAACAATTGCTCGTTCAAAAACAATTAATGGAGTATATGAAGTTCATCCAGATAATCCATTAATAAGTTCTTGGTCACATCCAGAAATAGAGTTGCAAAAAGCAGGTCATGGTTCTATCGTACACACTCATACAGATGAATGGTATTTTGTTCATTTGACTGGTCGACCTCTCAAAAGACCAGAAACACCTTTGTTAGAAAATCGTGGATATTGTCCATTAGGTCGCGAGACTGCTATTCAGAAAATGTATTGGGAAAATGATTGGCCTTATATCGAAGGCGGCAATTTTCCAAAGAAAGAAGTGGAATCACCAGCTATTGATGAAGTACCTTGGGAGAACGAACCAACTAAAATAGACTTTGACCAAGAAAAGTTACCTTTGAACTTTCAAACATTACGAATTCCTTTTACTGAAGAAATTGGAAGTTTGTCAGCGCGTAAGGGGTACTTAAGATTATATGGTAGAGAATCCTTCAACTCTTTATTTTATAAATCTCTAGTAGCTAGAAGGTGGCAGCACTTCACATTTGAAGCGATAACGAAAGTAGAATTTTCGCCTTCATCGTTTTTACAATTGGCAGGAATGACTAATTATTATAATACGAAGAATTGGTCTTCTATTCATATTACTTTCAATGAAGAAAAAGGTAAGATAATTGATGTTATGGATAGTGATAACGGCCGAATAACTATGCCTTTACTAGGTAATGAGGTTGTTATACCCGATAATGTTAGCGCTGTCTTTTTTAAAACGATTGTAAACCATAATCATTATCAATATGCTTATTCATTTGATGGTGAGCAGTGGACGTTAATAGAATATCTTTTTGATAGTTTGAAATTGTCAGATGATTATGTGGTAGAAACACAAGAAGGATTCTTTACTGGGGCTTTTGTTGGAATGTTTGCAATTGACACTACAGGTTCTAGATTATTTGCTGATTTTGATTTCTTCGAATATGAAGAGAAGTAG
- a CDS encoding ROK family transcriptional regulator produces the protein MISTKYTIREQNETNILNTVITEKEISRAEIAQYTGLNKASVSAITKKLLEDELIFETRVGDASNTGGRKPILLTFNRKSSLVIAFDLGYNYIEALLAFIDGTVVETVSKRRIQVQASTILSEMEQIIDRFMEVQPVTPHGIVGLTAGIHGIVDHESILFTPYYDLDKSDFLEGLQQKYDFPVFIHNEANLAALGEYTFTSRYQSLVSVSIHSGIGAGIVESGRLQIGKHGRAGEIGHSILYPSGRACPCGNHGCLEQYASNRVTYEEFRALKGLDYVNSEILLQYVEKNDKDALAAIKKNAELLSIGINNIIMMYDPDVVVINSSLYRRIPQMVDLVNEQLKSRFSKQVVIRNTFLEDKATLYGAFAVSAQNFLNIQKLKLN, from the coding sequence ATGATTTCAACTAAATACACTATACGCGAACAAAACGAAACAAATATTCTTAATACAGTCATTACCGAAAAAGAAATTTCAAGAGCTGAGATAGCCCAATATACCGGACTGAACAAAGCTTCAGTTTCGGCTATCACAAAAAAATTATTAGAAGATGAATTGATTTTTGAAACACGAGTCGGTGATGCGTCAAATACCGGTGGACGCAAACCGATTTTATTGACCTTCAACCGGAAATCTTCTTTGGTGATCGCTTTTGATCTGGGTTACAACTATATCGAAGCTTTGTTGGCTTTTATTGATGGTACGGTTGTAGAAACGGTTTCCAAACGACGTATCCAAGTCCAAGCCTCAACTATCTTGTCAGAGATGGAACAGATCATTGATCGTTTCATGGAGGTACAACCTGTTACACCTCACGGAATCGTAGGCTTGACTGCTGGAATTCACGGAATCGTCGATCATGAATCGATTCTCTTTACCCCTTATTACGATTTAGATAAAAGTGATTTTTTAGAAGGTCTGCAGCAAAAATACGACTTCCCTGTTTTTATCCATAATGAAGCAAATTTAGCGGCATTAGGCGAATATACCTTTACTTCTCGTTATCAAAGTCTTGTCAGTGTCAGCATCCACAGCGGGATCGGGGCAGGCATTGTCGAAAGCGGAAGATTACAGATCGGCAAGCATGGTCGGGCGGGAGAAATCGGTCATTCGATCCTGTACCCTTCCGGAAGAGCTTGTCCATGCGGTAACCATGGCTGCTTAGAACAGTATGCCTCCAATCGTGTCACATACGAAGAATTTAGAGCTTTGAAAGGACTGGATTATGTCAATTCGGAAATCTTGTTACAGTATGTAGAAAAAAACGACAAGGACGCCCTTGCGGCAATCAAAAAAAATGCTGAACTCCTCAGTATCGGGATCAACAATATCATCATGATGTATGATCCTGATGTGGTTGTGATCAACAGTTCTCTTTACCGGCGTATCCCGCAAATGGTGGATCTCGTCAATGAGCAATTAAAGAGTCGCTTTTCAAAACAAGTTGTCATCCGTAATACTTTCTTGGAAGACAAAGCGACACTTTACGGCGCTTTCGCTGTTTCCGCTCAAAATTTTTTAAATATCCAAAAATTAAAATTAAACTAA
- a CDS encoding M20 family metallopeptidase: MTTTTLETTIKEFIQQRLPEYQTLALDIHDHPEVSNYEFYSSDALIQQLEKEGFSVVKDVAGHRTGFDARYRSEKSGPTLAFLAEFDALPGIGHACGHNLFGTYSVLAASALKQVIDEVGGEIRVYGTPGEEGGENGSAKGSFVREGFFTGVDAALCVHPAHRYSKTTKSLANDPVDIKFYGKASHAAAAPEKGINALEALIQVFNGINGLRLHLPKDVNIHGIITDGGVAANVVPEYAAGRFYLRAANRATLDEVYKKVENIVKGAALATGTSYEFGLFQNAVDDVIVTPLFDEVFFNHAAEAGVPTDEIDTTERASLGSSDVGNVSQVIPTIQPTVSISDEYIAGHSEEFKAAARSKKGLASIAIAAELLADTALDLLRDEALLDAIKEQHKESLAKGN; the protein is encoded by the coding sequence ATGACGACCACAACACTTGAAACAACTATCAAGGAATTTATCCAACAACGTTTGCCTGAATATCAAACATTGGCATTAGATATCCATGATCATCCTGAGGTCAGCAATTACGAATTTTATTCTTCCGACGCATTGATCCAGCAATTGGAAAAAGAAGGATTCTCCGTTGTGAAAGACGTTGCCGGTCATCGTACCGGATTTGACGCCCGTTATCGTTCTGAAAAATCTGGACCAACTTTAGCGTTTTTAGCTGAATTTGACGCATTGCCGGGAATCGGACATGCGTGCGGACATAATCTTTTCGGAACCTATTCGGTATTGGCTGCCAGCGCGTTGAAACAGGTTATTGATGAAGTCGGCGGAGAGATCCGGGTTTACGGTACACCGGGAGAAGAAGGCGGCGAGAACGGCTCGGCAAAAGGCAGCTTTGTCCGCGAAGGTTTTTTCACAGGCGTCGATGCGGCGCTATGTGTCCATCCTGCACATCGTTACAGCAAAACAACAAAATCATTGGCGAATGATCCAGTAGACATCAAATTCTATGGCAAAGCATCTCATGCTGCTGCGGCACCGGAAAAAGGGATCAATGCACTGGAAGCATTGATTCAAGTGTTCAATGGCATCAACGGGTTGCGTTTGCATCTGCCAAAAGATGTCAATATCCACGGAATCATCACAGATGGCGGTGTAGCGGCGAATGTCGTACCGGAATACGCGGCTGGACGTTTTTATCTGCGGGCAGCAAATCGGGCGACGTTAGATGAGGTCTACAAGAAAGTCGAAAATATCGTAAAAGGTGCCGCACTGGCTACAGGAACCTCCTATGAATTCGGCCTATTCCAAAACGCCGTCGATGATGTGATCGTCACACCGCTTTTCGATGAAGTATTTTTCAATCATGCGGCAGAAGCGGGTGTACCGACAGATGAGATCGACACAACAGAACGGGCTAGCTTAGGTTCTTCTGATGTTGGGAATGTCAGCCAAGTGATTCCTACGATCCAACCGACAGTTTCTATTTCTGACGAGTATATTGCCGGACATTCCGAAGAATTCAAAGCCGCAGCCCGCAGTAAAAAAGGATTGGCCTCTATTGCTATCGCCGCTGAACTTTTAGCTGATACTGCATTAGATTTGTTGCGGGACGAAGCACTGCTTGATGCTATAAAAGAGCAGCATAAAGAAAGTTTGGCAAAAGGAAATTAA
- a CDS encoding MetQ/NlpA family ABC transporter substrate-binding protein produces the protein MKKYLKIAVAAIAFLALAAGCSNQGKASEAKETTVKLGVIGSDTDVWDDVKDRLKNEGINLEYVKFTDYNQPNAALADGSIDLNSFQHQFFLDNYNKEHGTDLVSIGNTVNAPLGIYSEKVKDVNELKKGAKVAIPNDVTNGGRALLLLQTAGLITVDPAKKQTPTVSDITENKLDLKISELDASQTARALSDVDISVINSGVAVDAGFTPTKDAIFLEPVDDNARPYVNIIVARKEDADNKTYQKIVDAYQTKETEKVIEETSKGSSIPAWETFGKK, from the coding sequence ATGAAAAAATATTTAAAAATCGCAGTTGCAGCAATCGCTTTTCTAGCATTGGCAGCAGGGTGCAGCAATCAAGGAAAAGCATCGGAAGCAAAAGAAACCACCGTCAAATTAGGTGTGATCGGTTCTGATACCGATGTCTGGGATGATGTGAAAGATCGCTTGAAAAACGAAGGGATCAACTTGGAATATGTGAAATTTACCGACTATAATCAGCCCAATGCCGCATTAGCGGACGGCTCCATTGATTTGAATTCTTTCCAACATCAATTTTTCTTAGATAATTACAACAAAGAACATGGTACAGATCTTGTTTCCATCGGGAATACCGTCAATGCGCCTTTAGGTATCTATTCTGAAAAGGTCAAAGATGTCAATGAGTTGAAAAAAGGCGCAAAAGTAGCGATTCCTAACGATGTGACAAATGGCGGTCGGGCATTATTGCTGCTGCAAACAGCTGGTCTGATCACGGTTGATCCTGCGAAAAAACAAACACCTACTGTCTCAGATATTACAGAAAATAAACTGGATTTGAAAATTTCTGAGTTGGATGCGTCACAGACTGCACGTGCTTTATCCGATGTAGACATTTCAGTGATCAACAGCGGGGTAGCGGTCGATGCCGGCTTTACACCAACAAAAGACGCGATTTTCTTAGAACCAGTCGATGATAACGCAAGACCTTACGTCAATATCATCGTAGCTCGCAAAGAAGACGCGGATAACAAAACCTATCAAAAAATCGTCGATGCTTATCAAACAAAAGAAACCGAAAAAGTGATCGAAGAAACATCCAAAGGCTCAAGCATCCCAGCATGGGAAACATTCGGTAAAAAATAG
- the xylA gene encoding xylose isomerase, translating to MSYFPNVDTIQYEGAKTDNPFAFRHYNPDEVVMGKTMKEHLRFAVAYWHTMTQDGSDPFGSPVNQRTWFGETPMETAKNRVDAFFEILTKLGVEYFCFHDVDVAPEGDSLEEFFQNLDEITDLIKEKMDETGIKLLWNTANMFSHPRFVHGAASSNNADVFAYAAAQVKKGLDISKKLGGENYVFWGGREGYESLLNTDMKFEQDNIARLFKMAIVYGEKIGHKPQFLLEPKPKEPSKHQYDFDAATTMAFIQKYGLEGDFKLNLEANHATLAGHTFEHELNVARCYDALGSIDANQGDTLLGWDTDEFPTNIYDTTLAMYEILENGGIAPGGINFDSKVRRSSFEMEDLFLAHIAGMDTFARGLKTAAALKEDRFFDDIKEKRYASYKEGIGAKIVADEENLETLTEYALEHDDITNESNHLEYVKSRLNDYLV from the coding sequence ATGAGTTATTTTCCAAATGTAGACACAATCCAATATGAAGGAGCCAAGACAGACAATCCATTTGCTTTTCGTCACTATAATCCTGATGAAGTCGTGATGGGCAAAACAATGAAAGAACATCTGCGTTTTGCAGTAGCATACTGGCATACAATGACTCAAGATGGTTCAGATCCATTCGGTAGTCCAGTCAACCAACGGACATGGTTTGGTGAAACTCCAATGGAAACAGCGAAAAATCGCGTGGATGCATTTTTCGAAATCTTGACAAAATTAGGCGTAGAATATTTCTGCTTCCATGATGTAGACGTAGCACCTGAAGGAGACTCTTTAGAAGAATTCTTCCAAAATCTGGATGAGATCACTGATTTGATCAAAGAAAAAATGGATGAAACTGGTATCAAATTACTATGGAATACAGCAAATATGTTTTCACATCCGCGTTTTGTACATGGCGCAGCTTCATCTAATAACGCAGATGTTTTTGCTTACGCGGCGGCACAAGTTAAAAAAGGACTCGACATCAGCAAAAAACTTGGCGGTGAAAATTATGTCTTCTGGGGCGGCCGTGAAGGTTACGAGTCATTATTGAATACCGATATGAAATTTGAACAGGACAATATCGCTCGTCTATTCAAAATGGCGATCGTTTATGGAGAAAAAATCGGTCACAAACCACAATTCTTGCTTGAACCAAAACCAAAAGAACCTTCAAAACATCAATATGATTTTGATGCAGCAACAACCATGGCATTTATTCAAAAATATGGTTTAGAAGGTGACTTCAAACTGAACTTGGAAGCCAACCACGCAACATTGGCTGGACATACTTTTGAACATGAATTGAATGTCGCACGTTGTTACGATGCATTAGGATCCATCGATGCCAACCAAGGAGATACCTTGTTAGGATGGGATACGGATGAGTTTCCAACAAATATCTATGATACAACATTAGCAATGTATGAAATCTTGGAAAACGGCGGGATCGCACCTGGCGGAATCAACTTCGACTCCAAAGTTCGTCGTTCCTCATTTGAAATGGAAGATTTATTCTTAGCACATATCGCAGGGATGGACACCTTCGCAAGAGGATTGAAGACAGCTGCAGCGTTGAAAGAAGATCGATTCTTCGATGATATCAAAGAAAAACGCTATGCCAGCTACAAAGAAGGAATCGGAGCAAAAATCGTTGCAGACGAAGAAAATCTTGAGACTTTGACAGAATACGCATTGGAACACGATGATATCACAAATGAATCCAACCATTTGGAATATGTGAAATCACGATTGAATGATTATTTGGTTTAA